A part of Spiribacter vilamensis genomic DNA contains:
- the recR gene encoding recombination mediator RecR: MAYSPAVRELMESLRCLPGVGPRSAQRMTFALLQHDRGGAHRLARALQTAAESVGECRLCRNLTEADLCPLCASDRRDPGVLCIVENPSDVQALEDATDYGGLYFVLGGRLSPLDGIGPGELGLEGLEARLATGEIREIILAVSPTVEGEATAQYLAGMAADAGVEIARIAHGVPLGGDLDYVDAGTLSHAFAGRSQYR; encoded by the coding sequence TTTGCCGGGCGTTGGACCCCGGTCGGCGCAACGCATGACGTTTGCGCTGCTGCAGCACGATCGCGGCGGCGCACACCGCCTGGCACGGGCGCTGCAGACAGCCGCCGAATCGGTGGGGGAGTGCCGGCTCTGTCGCAATCTCACCGAGGCGGATCTCTGTCCGCTCTGCGCGAGCGATCGGCGTGATCCCGGGGTGCTGTGTATTGTCGAAAACCCCTCCGACGTCCAGGCGCTCGAGGACGCCACCGACTATGGCGGGCTGTATTTCGTGCTCGGGGGGCGTCTATCGCCCCTCGACGGCATCGGCCCCGGAGAACTCGGCCTCGAGGGGCTGGAGGCACGACTTGCTACCGGGGAGATCCGCGAGATCATCCTGGCGGTCAGTCCCACGGTCGAGGGCGAGGCAACCGCCCAGTATCTCGCCGGCATGGCGGCCGATGCCGGTGTCGAAATCGCCCGTATTGCCCACGGCGTCCCCCTGGGGGGTGATCTGGACTACGTCGATGCCGGAACGCTCTCTCACGCCTTTGCCGGTCGCTCGCAATATCGTTGA